The following are encoded together in the Armatimonadota bacterium genome:
- a CDS encoding cyclase family protein: protein MKIVDISGPIYSGMWTYGGTYGEVQIAEVPQLEAVEHVTYSWRMAMSVQSGTYLETSLHVDRNGPALIDIALEDLWMVDCAVLRVPKEPDGMITARDLIDCNVPVQRGDAVIVATGWDAHWREPDFVTNCPWFSAEAMHWILDHEPVILCGDVPRFDSWADPQGFWDRFFGQGTLLLAPAVNLMNIGADRVKLCALPMKLEESCAAPCRAVVVEE from the coding sequence ATGAAAATCGTTGACATCAGCGGCCCGATCTACTCAGGCATGTGGACCTACGGCGGCACTTACGGTGAAGTTCAGATCGCTGAAGTGCCCCAGCTCGAGGCTGTGGAGCACGTGACTTACTCCTGGCGAATGGCCATGAGTGTGCAGTCTGGGACCTATCTTGAGACCTCGCTGCACGTGGACCGCAATGGCCCGGCGCTCATTGACATTGCCCTCGAAGACCTCTGGATGGTGGACTGTGCGGTGCTGCGGGTCCCGAAGGAGCCGGACGGGATGATCACCGCGCGGGACCTCATAGACTGCAATGTCCCTGTGCAGCGAGGCGACGCCGTGATCGTGGCCACCGGATGGGACGCCCACTGGCGCGAGCCGGATTTCGTCACCAACTGCCCATGGTTCAGCGCGGAAGCGATGCACTGGATTCTGGACCACGAACCGGTGATCCTCTGCGGCGACGTGCCGCGATTTGACTCCTGGGCGGATCCCCAGGGCTTCTGGGATCGGTTCTTCGGGCAAGGCACGCTGCTTCTTGCTCCTGCGGTCAACCTGATGAACATCGGCGCGGACCGCGTGAAACTGTGCGCACTGCCCATGAAGCTCGAAGAGTCATGCGCCGCGCCCTGCCGGGCGGTGGTGGTCGAAGAGTAG
- a CDS encoding dicarboxylate/amino acid:cation symporter, giving the protein MDTPSSRHSSGSTPPWLLPAVVAGMLAGALLGGFSPEAGLAVSVLGDLFLNALLMIVAPLVMLSMITGVTGMGDIRTLGSLGRHTILYYLFTTGLAVLWGILLVNVVRPGAGISHGESIPGAEYSLTGPRVTFSDGLQRADYDSRFVVTLVDQGLTAPIEEVGTGWIQTGPWTDAEGNPAEPRASGKGIEIGLPIAEKIKGKPKTVRETTEEVLRGLLPRNLFAAMADNQVLPLIVFSLLLGGVLTTLGDRGRPAIALFDSLNAAVMGIVHLVMRAAPIGIFGLVAGRIAQAGGFEGFVPELVGLARYFVTVVAGLSLHGIVVLPFILWAVGRRNPFRFAANMATALLNAFCTASSSATIPLTLQGTEERNGVSPRVAGFVVPLGATINMDGTALYEAVAAIFIAQAYGIELHAAAMVIVFLTATLASIGAAGIPEAGLVTMLMVLTAVGLPHEGVALLLTIDWLLDRFRTTINVWGDAVGSAVVETLEKRSNAWVEGFASPAGE; this is encoded by the coding sequence ATGGACACCCCTTCATCGCGGCATTCCTCGGGTTCGACCCCGCCTTGGCTGCTCCCCGCAGTAGTCGCCGGCATGCTCGCGGGAGCGCTGCTGGGAGGCTTCTCCCCCGAAGCGGGCCTTGCAGTCTCGGTCCTTGGCGACCTGTTCCTGAATGCGCTGCTGATGATCGTCGCGCCGCTGGTCATGCTCTCGATGATCACCGGGGTCACAGGCATGGGCGACATCCGCACGCTTGGGTCCCTCGGCCGGCACACGATCCTGTACTACCTGTTCACCACCGGCCTCGCCGTCCTGTGGGGAATCCTGCTGGTCAATGTGGTGCGCCCCGGCGCGGGGATCAGCCACGGCGAGAGCATTCCGGGAGCCGAGTATTCCCTGACCGGCCCCCGAGTGACCTTCTCCGATGGCCTGCAGCGCGCAGACTACGACAGCCGTTTCGTGGTCACTCTAGTCGATCAGGGTCTGACCGCGCCCATCGAAGAGGTGGGGACCGGCTGGATCCAAACCGGGCCCTGGACGGATGCCGAGGGGAATCCCGCAGAGCCGCGAGCCTCCGGGAAGGGCATCGAGATCGGGCTGCCCATCGCCGAGAAGATCAAGGGCAAACCAAAGACAGTGCGCGAGACCACAGAAGAGGTCCTGCGGGGATTGCTTCCTCGGAACCTGTTCGCGGCGATGGCGGATAACCAGGTACTGCCGCTCATCGTCTTCTCCCTGCTCCTGGGGGGCGTGCTGACCACCCTTGGCGACCGGGGCCGCCCTGCTATCGCGCTCTTCGATTCCCTGAACGCCGCGGTCATGGGCATCGTGCATCTGGTCATGCGCGCGGCGCCGATCGGGATTTTCGGTCTTGTTGCCGGACGCATCGCCCAGGCGGGCGGCTTCGAGGGCTTTGTCCCCGAACTCGTGGGTCTTGCACGGTATTTCGTCACGGTGGTTGCGGGCCTGTCGCTGCACGGCATAGTGGTACTGCCTTTCATCCTGTGGGCGGTGGGCAGGCGCAATCCTTTCCGTTTTGCTGCAAACATGGCGACGGCGCTGCTCAATGCCTTCTGCACTGCGTCGAGTTCGGCGACGATCCCCCTCACCCTGCAGGGCACGGAGGAGCGAAATGGAGTGTCGCCAAGAGTCGCCGGGTTCGTGGTTCCCCTGGGAGCCACCATCAATATGGACGGCACCGCGCTGTATGAGGCCGTGGCGGCGATCTTCATCGCGCAGGCGTACGGAATCGAACTTCACGCGGCAGCCATGGTCATCGTCTTCCTCACCGCCACCCTTGCTTCCATCGGCGCAGCGGGGATCCCCGAAGCCGGTCTCGTCACCATGCTGATGGTTCTTACCGCGGTCGGCCTGCCTCACGAGGGAGTGGCGCTGTTGCTCACCATCGACTGGCTCCTCGACCGCTTCCGCACTACGATCAATGTCTGGGGAGACGCCGTGGGAAGCGCTGTGGTAGAAACCCTCGAGAAGCGGTCCAATGCCTGGGTGGAAGGCTTCGCTTCCCCCGCCGGCGAATAG
- a CDS encoding sulfite exporter TauE/SafE family protein translates to MSPGPQIIKALLVVFAAAAVQGASGFGFALTAVGPLSLMTELTSVTPLIALLNAPVTGYVLLRLRRHVSARRVLPLVSGVAIGTPFGVHVLVNWPREVLLRGLAVVLVIAAVRAGRAGLRNGPSDGAPHHEPRHGTALALLAGVASGALGGAFGTSGPPLIAYVYSMPWSKEQRTATLQACFTASVVLGMVMFAARGLYTAELLTTAAWCMPGSLIGMLVGYAAFKRIPARGLELFVSVFLVVIAVRLFISG, encoded by the coding sequence TTGAGCCCCGGACCGCAGATCATCAAAGCGCTGCTCGTTGTCTTTGCCGCCGCTGCAGTGCAGGGCGCATCGGGCTTCGGGTTCGCACTGACCGCTGTCGGCCCGCTCTCGCTGATGACCGAACTGACCAGCGTGACCCCGCTGATTGCCCTGTTGAACGCGCCGGTGACCGGGTATGTACTTCTCCGTCTGCGGCGGCACGTATCCGCGCGCCGCGTGCTTCCACTTGTGAGCGGAGTGGCAATCGGGACGCCCTTCGGGGTGCACGTGCTGGTGAACTGGCCTCGGGAGGTGCTCTTGCGGGGGCTTGCGGTGGTGCTCGTCATCGCCGCTGTCCGTGCTGGGCGCGCGGGCCTGCGAAACGGTCCCAGTGACGGGGCTCCGCATCACGAACCGCGCCACGGCACCGCTCTGGCGCTACTCGCCGGGGTCGCGTCGGGTGCTCTCGGCGGAGCGTTCGGCACCAGTGGCCCGCCGCTAATCGCCTACGTCTACTCGATGCCCTGGTCCAAGGAGCAGCGGACTGCTACGCTGCAGGCCTGCTTCACCGCGAGCGTGGTGCTTGGCATGGTGATGTTCGCGGCACGGGGGCTGTACACGGCCGAACTACTCACCACCGCCGCCTGGTGCATGCCCGGCTCCCTGATCGGCATGCTCGTGGGCTACGCGGCCTTCAAACGCATCCCGGCGCGGGGTCTGGAGTTGTTCGTGTCGGTGTTCCTGGTGGTCATTGCCGTGCGCCTCTTCATCAGCGGTTGA
- a CDS encoding sulfite exporter TauE/SafE family protein yields MVPVMLEQYATTLPTLLGIVFVGSIIQGASGFGFGLFAVAALSLFLQLTVSSPLLALLNTPVVVYVLWVLRRHVKWDHVWPIAVTMVLGVPLGAYFLIKCPQEILLRVLAVVLVLASVRSFRARNGNGNANDSTDPPAEETCSGTRHRANTGIIGLVTGALAGAYGAGGPPVIAYVYCRPWTKEERTATLQAIFAISLATRIVTYGASGLYDMTIVLVSLLCIPAGALGMVLGQAIFRRFPPRAMELFVAVFLLLVAIKLFIWPGAI; encoded by the coding sequence ATGGTACCAGTCATGCTGGAGCAGTACGCCACCACACTCCCCACTCTCCTGGGAATCGTATTCGTTGGCTCCATCATCCAGGGAGCCAGCGGGTTCGGATTCGGGCTGTTCGCCGTGGCGGCCCTTTCACTCTTTCTCCAGCTCACCGTCTCCAGTCCACTCCTGGCCCTGCTGAACACACCGGTGGTTGTCTACGTACTCTGGGTCCTGCGCCGACACGTGAAATGGGACCACGTTTGGCCCATCGCAGTCACGATGGTGCTGGGGGTGCCTCTGGGCGCGTATTTCCTGATCAAGTGCCCCCAGGAAATCCTCCTGCGGGTGCTGGCGGTCGTGCTCGTGTTAGCCTCGGTGCGCTCGTTCCGGGCCCGGAATGGCAATGGGAACGCAAACGACAGCACCGACCCTCCCGCGGAAGAAACCTGCTCCGGGACGCGCCACCGGGCGAATACCGGGATTATCGGACTGGTCACCGGCGCCCTCGCGGGGGCATACGGTGCAGGTGGTCCGCCGGTGATTGCTTACGTGTACTGCCGCCCATGGACCAAAGAGGAACGGACCGCGACGCTTCAGGCGATCTTCGCGATCAGCCTGGCAACGAGAATCGTGACGTACGGCGCGTCAGGTCTTTACGACATGACGATTGTGCTGGTGTCGCTTCTCTGTATCCCCGCCGGCGCGCTGGGGATGGTGCTGGGACAAGCGATCTTCCGGCGATTTCCACCCCGAGCAATGGAACTGTTCGTTGCGGTCTTCCTGCTACTGGTCGCGATCAAGCTCTTCATCTGGCCGGGAGCGATCTAG
- a CDS encoding FAD-dependent oxidoreductase, translated as MDYITDNADVLIIGGGTAGHIAAIQAAKLGARTAIIEAGPQLGGTMTTGGVSFPGLFHAWGRQVIAGIGWELVLKAVDLDSGTLPDFSVVPPRHSQHHVRINGPVYAALAEETCLDAGVVLHYYETAIDAEPENPGWRVETAGRGVRRAVTCRQVIDCTGGADIVGMLGFERRRDEVIQPGTLIMVLGGYDPDALDPELIQSRYRAALESGALRRSDFSSPDGQFIHFLKGRGINANHIPDADSSTSVAYTNTNIAGRASMLRLLRFIRSLPGCEDARVIQCQAEVGVRETYRIVGETTITVEDYMSGRTFEDAVCNAFYPIDVHDEHGVTPQPLSPGTVPTVPLRALVPKGSENLLVAGRSVSSDRLANSALRVQATCMAIGQAAGACAALACRAAVTPLQVPHSELVAVLREHGAIVP; from the coding sequence ATGGACTACATCACGGACAATGCGGATGTCCTGATTATCGGCGGCGGGACTGCCGGGCATATCGCTGCCATTCAGGCGGCGAAGCTCGGAGCGCGCACGGCGATCATCGAGGCCGGACCGCAACTGGGTGGCACCATGACCACCGGCGGCGTCTCGTTCCCGGGACTGTTCCACGCCTGGGGCAGGCAGGTCATCGCGGGCATCGGCTGGGAGCTTGTCCTGAAGGCGGTGGACCTGGATTCCGGGACCCTGCCGGACTTCAGCGTCGTGCCTCCGCGCCACTCGCAGCATCACGTCAGGATCAATGGGCCGGTCTACGCGGCGCTCGCCGAGGAGACCTGCCTGGACGCCGGGGTCGTCCTGCACTACTACGAGACCGCAATCGACGCGGAACCGGAGAACCCCGGTTGGCGCGTCGAGACTGCGGGGCGAGGAGTGCGCCGGGCTGTGACCTGCCGGCAGGTCATCGACTGCACCGGCGGCGCGGACATCGTGGGCATGCTGGGCTTTGAGCGCCGTCGCGACGAGGTGATCCAGCCAGGAACGCTGATCATGGTGCTCGGGGGGTATGATCCCGACGCCCTGGACCCGGAACTGATCCAATCCCGCTACCGCGCTGCCCTGGAGTCCGGCGCACTGCGGCGCAGCGATTTCTCCAGCCCCGACGGGCAGTTCATCCACTTCCTGAAGGGCCGGGGCATCAATGCCAACCACATCCCGGACGCCGACTCCTCCACCTCGGTCGCCTACACGAACACCAACATCGCAGGGCGCGCGTCGATGCTGCGCCTACTGCGCTTCATCCGCTCGCTTCCCGGCTGCGAAGATGCCCGGGTCATCCAGTGTCAGGCGGAAGTCGGGGTGCGCGAGACCTACCGAATTGTGGGCGAAACGACGATCACCGTCGAGGACTACATGTCGGGGCGCACGTTCGAAGACGCTGTGTGCAATGCCTTCTACCCCATCGACGTGCATGACGAACACGGCGTAACGCCTCAACCCCTCAGCCCGGGGACGGTCCCCACTGTTCCCCTGCGAGCGCTTGTGCCGAAAGGCAGCGAAAACTTACTGGTGGCGGGGAGGTCGGTGAGCAGCGATCGCCTGGCCAACTCGGCGCTGCGTGTCCAGGCAACCTGCATGGCCATCGGGCAGGCGGCCGGTGCCTGCGCTGCCCTGGCTTGCCGGGCCGCAGTGACGCCGCTGCAGGTGCCGCACAGCGAGCTTGTGGCGGTATTGCGGGAGCATGGGGCAATCGTACCGTAG
- a CDS encoding Gfo/Idh/MocA family oxidoreductase, whose amino-acid sequence MTGNTVKIAQVGYGMFGSDVVAGSMWDLQRNGISPYLDRIGLDDRAADYRDLRFEMVAIGTRSEKSARKGCALNRRNAGIKPMAYHGDAPWEQIIADHPDLDVLIVATPDHLHTEPILCALEAGVHVIAEKPLCLSLDEADRIIESARAKNLIVGVDMHKRYDPDHLKIFRELAPQMGLPIHARGVLEEPLEVSTSIFKWAEDSDPFTYVGIHWVDLFCHYLKLVPMSLFAFGEKQRLRSEFGKDAFDAVQVFVTHTNGMAISYENTWLTPKDFEGPVNQESHFIGGNGKIESDSQYRGLRYWIERKGSRTSNTHFFRWVPRPDGSFGCTGYGKDSLIDCMERIVRCLTGRATASELEGSYPDAASQRIPVAIIHAAREVMQRNSAYFDQGKPPVVSAGFGPDGITIYDGHAGKKRIYTKPVV is encoded by the coding sequence ATGACAGGCAATACCGTGAAGATCGCCCAGGTGGGCTACGGGATGTTCGGCAGCGACGTGGTGGCCGGTTCCATGTGGGACCTGCAACGCAACGGCATCTCGCCGTATCTCGACCGCATTGGGCTTGACGACCGCGCCGCCGACTACCGGGACCTGCGCTTCGAGATGGTCGCCATTGGTACCCGGTCCGAGAAGTCGGCCCGCAAGGGCTGCGCACTCAACCGCAGGAACGCGGGCATCAAGCCGATGGCTTACCACGGTGACGCGCCCTGGGAGCAGATCATCGCCGACCACCCGGACCTGGACGTGCTCATCGTCGCCACCCCGGACCACCTGCACACTGAGCCGATTCTGTGCGCGCTTGAGGCCGGGGTACACGTCATCGCCGAAAAGCCCCTGTGCCTGAGCCTGGACGAGGCCGACCGGATAATCGAGAGCGCCCGCGCGAAGAACCTGATCGTCGGTGTGGACATGCACAAGCGTTACGACCCGGACCACCTGAAGATCTTCCGGGAACTTGCGCCGCAGATGGGCCTGCCGATCCACGCACGCGGGGTCCTGGAAGAGCCCCTTGAGGTCTCCACTTCTATCTTCAAGTGGGCCGAAGACAGCGACCCCTTCACCTATGTGGGCATCCACTGGGTCGACCTCTTCTGCCACTATCTCAAACTCGTGCCCATGAGTCTCTTCGCGTTCGGCGAGAAGCAGCGCCTGCGCAGTGAATTCGGCAAGGACGCCTTCGACGCCGTTCAGGTCTTCGTGACCCACACCAACGGCATGGCCATCAGCTACGAGAATACGTGGCTCACCCCGAAAGATTTCGAGGGTCCGGTCAATCAGGAGAGCCATTTCATCGGCGGCAACGGGAAGATCGAATCCGACTCACAATATCGCGGCCTGCGCTACTGGATCGAGCGGAAGGGTTCGCGCACGAGCAATACCCACTTCTTCCGCTGGGTGCCCCGACCCGACGGCTCTTTCGGCTGCACGGGCTACGGCAAGGACAGCCTGATCGACTGTATGGAGCGCATCGTCCGCTGCCTCACCGGGCGCGCAACAGCGTCCGAACTCGAGGGGAGCTACCCGGATGCTGCATCCCAGCGCATTCCGGTGGCGATTATCCACGCGGCCCGAGAGGTCATGCAGCGCAACAGCGCTTACTTCGACCAGGGCAAGCCGCCGGTGGTGAGCGCGGGCTTCGGCCCGGACGGGATCACCATCTACGACGGACATGCGGGGAAGAAGCGCATCTATACAAAGCCGGTAGTCTGA